A window of Apium graveolens cultivar Ventura chromosome 8, ASM990537v1, whole genome shotgun sequence contains these coding sequences:
- the LOC141680661 gene encoding uncharacterized protein LOC141680661, protein MADMENNLASVDSTRTDWRVRVCITRMWPSFSHIQQFRGVNIILLDSEDFNVFAFVNRVIWHDVSNIILEGNAYDIHNFIVMEPAGLLIHISSDKIIIFAHDTTVHPVPFEVNTIPRHKFELKTIPEISELTMSCAPYIVGMAQNIEPVKEVYTRFGEKNFLRFELFDGSNVVKICVWDQFTDDVANALEGNVMFAADKKFIMLQIYLNINHPVVEVLRQRILGGAV, encoded by the exons ATGGCTGACATGGAAAATAATCTTGCTTCAGTTGATAGCACTAGGACTGATTGGAGGGTTCGTGTATGTATTACTCGAATGTGGCCTTCATTTTCTCACATTCAACAATTTCGAGGTGTTAATATAATTTTGCTTGATTCTGAG GATTTTAATGTCTTTGCATTTGTGAATCGTGTGATTTGGCATGATGTTAGCAATATCATACTTGAAGGAAACGCATATGATATTCACAACTTTATAGTAATGGAGCCTGCTGGACTTTTGATACATATATCTTCTGATAAGATTATTATTTTCGCACATGATACCACTGTCCATCCAGTTCCTTTTGAAGTAAATACCATTCCAAGGCACAAGTTTGAGCTTAAGACTATTCCTGAGATTTCTGAACTTACAATGTCATGTGCCCCCT ATATTGTTGGAATGGCTCAAAACATTGAACCAGTAAAGGAAGTTTATACACGATTTGGTGAGAAAAATTTTCTTCGTTTTGAGTTATTTGATGGCAG CAACGTGGTTAAGATTTGTGTTTGGGATCAATTTACTGATGATGTAGCTAATGCGCTAGAAGGAAATGTTAT GTTCGCTGCagataagaaattcatcatgttgcagatttatttaaatattaatcaTCCGGTTGTTGAAGTGTTGAGGCAAAG GATACTTGGTGGAGCAGTCTAA